CGATGTCCTTGCTCAGGCCGATTGCGCTCAGCCCGGCGAGGTAGGGTTTCTCCTCGGCCGAGAAGATCCCGCCATCGATGCTCAATGCGAGCGGGTTCGATTTGTTCACGATATCCATCAGGTCCTTTCCGCGCTTGCCGCGCTTCAGCTGGGCGCGCATCTGCTTGCTAACGGCAGCATCCGCGCAAGCGTACAGGTCGCATTCGTATCGTGTTGGCCACATGAATCGATCCGTATTGGCCTTGTGGAAGGCATCGAGGCCCGTGCTGTCCTTTACGGCCTTGCCCCAGACCTTCTGGTCGGTGAGTTCGAAGAGGAGGATGCCATCCCGGTACTCCTTCATCAGCATGCGGAACTCGGGGTACTTCTCCTCGAGCTTGCTGTCCTCATAGGCCAGGATCCGCTCGTCGGCGTATTCCATCATGCGTGCGCTCGCGTATCCAGGGATCGCCTGTACGCGCTCCCGGCGCTGGCGCGATTCGATCTGGTCGAGCAAGTCGCGCTGGCTCACCGTGCCGCCGGCGAAGGAGAAGACCGGTTTGGTGAGCTTCGCGGCTCTCTTCCGGTCGTAGGCCCAGCCTTCCATCACTTCGCGCACCACCACGGTATCATCGAGGGTCTGCGTCATCTCCTCATACGGCCGGCTCTTCGCGGCGAGCATGCGGCCACCGCTGATGGCACCCGCAAGTTCGCGGCGGTAACGCACGGCCTTCTTGCCCTTTCCCTTGGTGAATGGGCCTTCGACGTACTGGCGGCGGATGATCGTATCGGTGGTGGCGGTGCCCTTCTTGAACACGTTGGTGTCGATCAGGGCGATGGCCTTGTCGAAGTTCTTCGGATAGGTGGTGAAGGCGTATTCCTTGCGCAGGCGCTCCATGAAGGCCTTGCGGGTGATCTCAGCGCGGCTGTCGCGGGCGATCTTGGTCTTAAGCTCCGATTTGGCCTGGTCATAGGTAGGAGGCGGAATGGCTTCGATGCAGCGGATGATGTGCCAGCCGAAGCGCGACTTGATCGGTTCGCTCATTTGACCGGGCTGCTTCAACGCGAAGGCGGCATCCTCGAACTCCTCGATCATCTTGCCTGTGCCGAACTGCGCCAGTTCGCCGCCCTTGGTGCTGCTGCTCTCGTCCTCGCTGTACTTGAGCGCGGCCTCGCTGAAGGTGATGGCGTTCGATGCGAGCTGGCGGTGGATCTCGCGGATGCGCTGCTCTGCGTTCTGCTTGCTTCTCGGGGCTGTCCTGATCGGTGCTGCGCAGCATGATGTGCGCCACCTTCATCTGGCCGCGTGCGGGCCTGCGTCCCGTCACCTTCACCATGTGGTAGCCGAAACGCGTGCGCACCGGTTGGCTCACGGTGCCTTCGGGTGTGTTGTACGCTGCGTTCTCGAAGGGATAAACCATCTGCAAGGCGCTGAACCAGCCCAGGTCGCCGCCATTCTTCTGCGCGCTGGGGTCCTCGCTGCCGCCCACGCCTTTGGCCACCGTTGCGAAATCCTCACCGTTCATGATGCGGTCGCGCAGCGCCGTGATGCGCTTCCAGACAGCCATGGTGTCCTCCGGACTGGCGTCTGGTGGCACCTGCAGCAGGATGTGGCTGGCGCGCACCTCCTGCGTGCTGCGGTCATAGGCCTCGCGCATCAGCGCATCATTCAGCTCCCGGTCGATTAGATAGGGGCGGGCCAGTTGCTTGCGGTAGCCATCGAGCTCATTGCGGAATTTCCCGATGGTGTCCATGCCCAAGGTCTCCGCCTCGCGCACCTTCAGCTTATAGTTGATGAAGAGCTCGAGGTACTCGTCCAGGGCTTCCTTGGTCACCGAGGCTTCTTTGTTGTTCTTCTTGTAGATGGCCTCGAATTCCGCGCGGGTCACTGGTTGGCGATCCACGGTCATCAGCACGGGGTCGGTGCTTCCGTTCTGGGCGTTGGCGTACGTGATGCAGAGGCCACAGAACGCCGCGGCCAAGAGCTTCTTCGGTGTCATTCTCCTGAGGATAAGGTCGTTGAAAGGGTGCCAAATGTAACCGTTCGGTTTTGGCGGGAGCATGCGGGTTTCGCCGTTAAAAAAGACCAAGCGCCAACGCGGGTCCCGGCCTGCGGGAATGCGTTGGCGCACGTGGTTCTCCCGAAGCCGCTCAGAACGCCAACCGGCCCTGCTGCTCCATGGATAGCCGCAGCTGGCTCACCTCCTTGCGCAGTTCCATCACGCTGCGGGCCAGCTCGTCGCGGCTCATATTGGGCTCGGGCAGCTCGGCGCTGATGAAGTGGGTGAATTTCCAGATCTCGAGCACGTTGGCCACTTGCACCTCGTAGGGCGCATAGAGCGGATTGGTGCTGCACAGCAGCAAGGAGCCCTTCTCCTTCAACTGATTGTACACAACCTTGAACACGATGCCGTCCTCCTTGGTGATCACGATGTAGGGCTGGCCGTCGCGCAGTGCCTGCCAGTTCTGCACGTACTCGCCGGTCACCCAGGATCCGTCGGCCACGGGCGGCATGCTGTCGCCGCTGATCTGGAAGGTGCGGTACTTGCGGTCCTTGGCCAGGAAGGGCATCTGGAAGGTGGGCAGGATGCTGATGTACTCCGGATCGGCGTAGCCCAATGCATAGCCGGCCTTGGCTTTCTCGGGCACGAGCTCCACGTTCTCGCGGTCGTTCTTATCCACCGTGGTGGCCAGCACGCGCAGCCTCCGGCCGCTGAGGTCGATGTCGCCGCCGCGCTCCAGGATGCCCAGCTGGCTCTCGCTCAGCTGGGTGAGGTCATCGCGCAAGAGCTTGTCGATGCTGATCTTGTAGTACTCGCTCATGCGCACCAGCAGTTCGAAGGTGGGCTCGGCGCTGCCATTCTCATAGCCGCTGTAGCTCGATCGCTTCACGTCGAGCGCGACCGCCACTTCCTCCTGCGATCGGCCGCGTCGGGTGCGCAGGAGCTTGATGTTGCTTCCGAAGACTGTGTTTGCCATGGGGGAAGGAGGGTGAAGGTTGGTCTGAAGCAGGATGGAGGCTAGAGGATTGCGCGGGTTATCAGGTCGGCACACGGTACCGATGCCATGGTATCCGTCATGGTCTTGGCCGATTATCCGGCACAAGTATATGGCCTGTTTCCCGGAATCTCCGCGACGGAATACCCGTCAAGTTATCAACCGTGGCCGCGACCTGGCGCAGTCCTCGTCCCGGACGATGCTCAAAAAGGAGCGGCTCACAAAGCGCTCAAGGGGAACGCCTCCTTCAGCCGAACGCCTTTCTCCGTTCGCTCCACGGTGCAGCACTGGTTCACGGGGTCGTGCTCGAAGAAGAGCACGATGCCCTCGTCGGCGGCAACTCCGAGGAAATCGGACTTCTCCTGCATGGTGAGCAGCGGGCGCGTATCGTAGGCCATCACCCACGGCAGCGGGATATGGTGGATGCTCGGCAATAGGTCGGCCATGTACGCGATGGTGCGGCCCTTGTACCGGATGTGCGGGATCATCATCGCATCGGTGTGGCCATTCACCAGGAACACGTCGAACGCGGGGAAGACCTCTTTCAGGTAAACGTTCTCCTCTTCGCTGCGGCGCCCCACGGGCACGAACTCCAATTGACCGCTCTCTTGGATGGGCAGGATGTTCTCCTTGAGGAAGCTGGCCTTCTCGCGTGGATTGGGCTGCGTGGCCCAGGCCCAGTGGTGCTCGTTGCTCCAATACTTCGCACGGCGGAATGCCGGGATGAGCATGTCGCCCTCGCGCACGATGCTGCCTCCGCAATGGTCGAAGTGCAGGTGCGTGAGGAACACGTCAGTCACATCGTCCTTGCTGAAACCGGCCTTGCGCAGGGAGCCTTCGAGCGTATCGTCCCCATGCAAGTCATAGTGGCTGAAGAAGCGCGCATCCTGCTTGTCGCCGATGCCGTTGTCGATGAGGATGAGCCGGTCTCCATCCTCCACCAGCAGGCAGCGCATGGCCCAGGTGCAGAGGTTGTTCTCATCGGGCGGGTGGTGCTTGCTCCAAAGGGTCTTGGGCACCACGCCGAACATGGCGCCGCCGTCGAGCTTGAAGTAGCCCGTGTCGATCGGGTGAAGGGTCATAGGGGCGAAGATCGCTCGACTGGATGGAGGATGCACCTTCGCCAGCCATGGCCAAGACCGTAGCGCGCTGCCTCCCTGTGATGCTCATCGAGGTAAACGAAACCGCCCTGAAGCGCATCGAACTCAGGGTGAAGAGCGGTGGCTATGATGTGCCCAAGTCCGGTGTGCGGCGGCGCTTCAAGCGTGGTTGGGCTAACTTTGAAGCGCGTTACAAGGAAGTAGCTGATTATTGGGCTGTCTACGACAATACATCAGGTCCCGCCAAACTGATTCTGCAGAAGCATGAGTAAGGCCGCGAAGTCGAAGGCACAGGAGGCGTTCACCGAAATGGTCGGCCGCGCCTTACGACGCGCAGCGAAAGCCGCGCGGACGGAAGCGAAGGCCAAGGGCACTGCCATCGCGGTGATGAAGGACGGCAAGGTGGTGCTGGTGAAGCCTTAGGGCATAGGGGCGGCTTCATCCATCCGATCCAATCCGAGGAAGCGCTCGGCCTCGCGCACGAAATGCTTGCGCTCAAGCCTCATATAGAAACGGACCAGCCCTAGAAGGGTGAGTACCGCTGCGCAGGCGATGATGCGCATCGGCCACGTAGCCGCTTCGCCGTTGATGCGCAGGGTGGGTGCGAACAAGGCCATGGCGGCGAACAGCACAAGACTGGCCGTCACGAACCACTCCCCGAAAGCAGGAGTGAAGCGCCCGGTGAACCATGGCCCATCGGCGCTCTGTTTCAGGATGAGCGATGACTGAAGGCCGATGACAGTTACCCGGGATTCACGCGAATAAGCGCCTTGTATGCCGAAACGAAGCATCAATCGGCTAGGGGCGAAGGCATCCGCCTTGGCTTTCATTTCGGCCCAAGTGAGCGAGGAGGCATAGCGGATCATTCGCTTTGCTGACAAGCGCGCGTTCACTTCAAACGTACGGATGGTCACCGACAACGGTCCAGTGGGCGCAGCTTCGCGGCGAGGTCAGCAGCATATGTCCGACTGGCCCTTGAGAAATGCCCACCCCAAAACGCCTGCACTTCATCGCCATCGGCGGCAGCGCCATGCACAACCTGGCCATCGCGCTGCATCGCCAGGGCTTCGACATCACCGGCAGCGACGATGAGATCTTCGAGCCCAGCCGCAGCCGATTGGATCGCCTTGGCCTCTTGCCTGATCGGCTCGGCTGGCATCCGGAGGACATCACCAAGGAGATCGACGCGGTGATCCTCGGCATGCACGCCCGCGCCGACAACCCCGAGCTGAAGCGCGCGCAGGAGTTGGGCATCCCCGTGTTCAGCTACCCATCGTACTTCTACGAGCGCACCAAGGGCAAGACCCGCGTGGTGATCGGCGGGAGCCACGGCAAGACCACCATCACCAGCATGATCGTGCATGTGCTGCGGCAGGCCGGTGTGGAGTTCGATTACCTCGTGGGCGCTCAGCTCGACGGCTTCGATTGCATGGTGAAGCTCAGCGATACGAGCCAGGTGGCCATCATCGAAGGCGATGAGTACCTCGCTTCGGCCTTGGAACCCGTTCCCAAATTCCATCTGTATCGGCCGGACATCGCTTTGATCAGTGGCATCGCGTGGGACCATGTGAACGTGTTCAAGACCTTCGATGGCTATGTGGACCAGTTCCGGAAGTTCATCGCGTGCATTGAGCCAGGTGGCAAGCTGGTGTATTGCACGGAGGACGGAACGGTGAAGGAAGTCGGGGAAGAGGAAGAAGTGAAGGCGCAGCGCGTGGGCTACGGCGTGCCGAAGCACCGCATCGTCGAAGGGGTCACCATCCTGGAGACCGCGCATGGCGATGTCCCGCTGCAGGTCTTCGGCAAGCACAACCTGCAGAACCTCGAGGGCGCGCGCCATGTGTGCCACCTGCTCGGCATCGGCGATAAGCAGTTCCATGCCGCGATCGGCACCTTCCACGGAGCGGCAAAGCGGCTGGAGAAACTCGCTGAGTCCCCCGGCCGCATCGTCTTCAAGGATTTCGCCCATTCACCGAGCAAGCTGAAGGCCACCTTGGAAGCCGTGCGCGAGCAATTCCCTGATCGCCGTTTGGTGGCCTGCATGGAGCTGCACACGTACAGCAGCCTCAACGAGGGCTTCATCGACCAATACGCCGGCTGCATGGACGCTGCGGATCACGCCATCGTGTTCTACGACCCGCATGCGGTGGAGCTCAAGCGCCTGCCGCCGATCCCCATGGAGCGCGTGAAGCGCGCCTTCGCGCGCGAGGACCTCATCGTGCTCAACGACCCCATCGCCGTGATGGGCGAGGTCCGCAAGGGCATCGGAGGGGACAGCGTGCTCTTGATGATGAGCAGCGGCAATTTCGGAGGGCTGGACCTGCAGGCCCTCAGCGAGGCCTTCACCGCATAGTTCGGCGCAGGATCTTGTGGTGGATGGCGCCGATGATGAGCGCGTTCGCAATGCCTGCCGCCAGGAGCGCGAAGAAGCTCATGCTCGCGTAGTTGAACGGGGTGAAGAAGCGCATGATCATCGGGCGCACCCGAAGCTCCTCCTGTCCTTCCTCAACAGCACTGAACACGAGCTGCTCAACCCGCCGCTCGAAGGCGTCCGTCTCTACGGCATGGTAATACCACCAGAGGAAGAGCAGCATGATCAGCGCGTAGATCGCAGCGCCCTTGAAACCCTCGCGCACCAGGTGAGGGAATCCCGCGTCTTCCTTCGCCTTGCGCATGAAGCGCAGCTGGTTGAAGAAGACCACGGTCACGATCGCCAGGAAATGCACAAGCATGAAGTCGGTTCCCTGTGGAGCGGCATCAATGGCATGCAGGACCAAGCGCAGCGCTACGACTGCCAGTGCCGTGAGGATCGCTAGCGCCATATCAACCCTCGATCCTTCATCCGGGAACCTCTCTGTTTCCTTGGTCGACCCAGAGGGTCGGCGCTGCGCCATCACCCATTCATCGAGACCAGGAACTCTTCGTTGCTCCTTGTCCCTTCCATGTGCTTCTTCACGAATTCCATGGCTTCCACGCTGTTCATGTCGGCCAGGTGCTTGCGCAGGATCCAGGTACGCTGCATCACTTCCTTGCCGTGAAGCAGGTCGTCGCGGCGGGTGCCGGAGCTCATGATGTCGATGGCAGGGAATATGCGGCGGTTGGAGATCTTGCGGTCGAGCTGCAGCTCCATGTTGCCGGTGCCCTTGAACTCCTCGAATATGACCTCGTCCATCTTGCTGCCGGTATCCACCAGAGCGGTGGCCAGGATCGTGAGCGAGCCGCCGTTCTCGATCTTCCGAGCAGCGCCGAAGAAGCGCTTGGGCTTCTGGAGCGCATTGGCGTCGACACCACCGCTGAGGATCTTGCCGCTGGCGGGCTGCACGGTATTGTAGGCACGTGCCAGGCGGGTGATCGAGTCGAGCAGGATCACCACGTCGTGGCCGCACTCGGTGAGCGCCTTCGCTTTCTCCAGCACGATGCCGGCGACCTGCACGTGCCGAGAGGCCGGCTCGTCGAAGGTGCTCGCGATCACTTCTGCCTTCACGCTCCGGGCCATGTCGGTCACTTCCTCCGGGCGCTCATCGATGAGCAGCACGATCAGGTAGGCTTCCGGATGATTCGCGGCGATGGCGTTGGCCACGTCCTTCAGCAGCACGGTCTTGCCGGTCTTGGGCTGAGCCACGATCAAGCCGCGCTGTCCCTTGCCGATGGGCGCGAAGAGGTCGAGCACGCGCATGCTGATGTTGGCGTCCTTGGCCGCGAGGGTGAATTTCTCGTCGGGGAATAGGGGGGTGAGGAACTTGAAGGGGACACGGTCGCGGACCCATTCGGGGTCACGGCCGTTGATCCGGTCGATCTTCACCAACGGGAAGAATTTGTCGCCCTCGCGCGGCGGGCGCACGAAGCCGCTCACGGTATCGCCCAGCTTGAGGCCGTATTGCTTGATGATCTGCTGCGTCACGTACACATCGTCCGGCGATGCGAGGTAGTTGTAGTCGCTGCTGCGCAGGAAGCCGTAGCCTTCGGGCATCACCTCCAGCACGCCTTCGCATTCCACGAAGGCGTCGAAGGTGATCTGCTCGCGCGGCGGCTGGAACGGGCGGTCCTGGCGCTGCTGATCGACGCGCTGGTCGCCCCGCTGCTCTCCGCCATTGCCTTGCGGACGGTCCTGTCGAGGTTCGCGGCGATCCTCGCGGCGGTCCTCGCGAGGGCGATCGCCCTGTTCCGGACGGTGGGCCTGCTGCGGGCGCTGCTCCTGCGCCTGACGTTGTTCGCCTCCTTGTTGACGCTCCTGCCGTTGACGCTCGCGACGATCTCGCCAACGGTCCTGCCGGGTCTCACGGTTCGGATCCTGACCGGAAGGCGCTTCTGAAGGTGGTGGCGGTGCGCCGGTGGCAGCCTTCTCCGCCGTTTCGCTGGTCTCGTCCTCGTCGTCGTCCTCCTCCTCATCGTCATCCCCGTCATCCTCATCGTCGTCCCGGTCATCGCCCATGGTCGTGGGCTCCGGTTCGGGATCCTCGACGACGCTGGGTTCATCCGAAGTGGCCAGGTCGGTGAGGTCTTTATCGTCGCCGCGGAAGGCCGGGCCGATGGCCTTTTCGCCTTCGCCCTTCTTGGAGGCCTGGGCCTCCAGGATCTTGGTCACCAGGTCCTGCTTCTTCAGGGTGTCGGTCTTCTTCAGGCCCAGCTTCTTCGCGATGTCCTTCAGCTCAGCGAGCTTCATGGCGCTGAGCGCCTCTTGGTCGTGCATTTGCGTGCGGTAGTGTGAATGGAGGGGCGCCACTGCGCCATGCGGAAAGCCCTTCAGGGCCTTATTCGATCCGGTAAGATTTCAGTCGGGTCACAGGCTCCGAACGGAGCCCGTTGATGCAGTACGGCGCAAACGTAAGCGGATCCCCGATATGCGCAAGCCCGGCCGGGAGCATCTTTGCCCACCGGTTCCGCACATGATCCAGCGCATCCAGTCCGCTTTCCTCTTCGCAGCCGCTCTATCCAGCGGTGCCACTTGGTTCTTTCCTGTACGCTCATGGTCAAAGGGCGGAACGGAGGCGCGGTTCTTTGCATCGGGAATGAGGACCTCTGATGGCACCGAGATCCTGGACATCGGCTTGCCGATACCGTATGCCGTTCTGCATTCCGCGGTAGCATTGGTGCTGCTGGCCGCGGTCTTCCTTTACAGGAACCGAATGCGTCAGGCAAGGCTGGTGCGCGGCGGCTGGATGGTAGCGCTGCTCACGGGCGTGCTGCAGTTCATCTCAAGGGCGTTACGGAGCCTCATTCTTCCTGCCGGTGGCGGTGATCGCGCTCGGCATCCTGGCTGAGCGGGCCATCCGGAAGGATGAGGAACTGGTGCGCGGCGCGGACCGATTGAGGTAACGCCGTGATCCTACCTTGGCGGCCATGAGCAAGACCGCCAAGACCAAGTCCTTCGACCCCAACAGCCCAGCTGACCCCAGCGCGCAGATCTACGGCCTGCCCTTCACCTGCGAAGAGGCCGACATCGTGCTCGTGCCGGTGCCGTGGGAAGTGACCACCAGCTACGGGGGCGGATGCTCGCGGGGCCCCCAGGCCATCCGGGAGGCCAGCCTGCAAGTTGATCTCTTCCATCCGGAATTCCCTGGGCTATGGAAACGAGGCATCGCCATGGATGAGGTGCCCAAGGCCTTGAAGCAGCAGAGCGCCGCCCTGAAGAAGCTCGCCGCGCTCGTGATCGATGCGCAGACCGGCGAAACGAGCCCGAAGAAGCTCGCGAAGGCCGCCGAGTCCATGGTGCTCATCAACGAGGAGTGCGCGGTGATGAACGATTGGGTGGAGGAGCGCTGCGCCCACTGGTTGAAGAAAGGGAAACTGGTCGGCCTCGTGGGCGGCGATCACAGCACGCCGCTCGGCCTCTTCCGCGCACAGGCCAAGCGCCACAAGAAGTTCGGCATCCTGCACATCGACGCGCACCTCGACCTGCGCATCGCCTACGAAGGCTTCCTGTACAGCCACGCCAGCATCATGCACAACGCGCTGGCGCTGCCGCAGCTGGAGCGCATCGTGAGCGTGGGCATCCGCGACTTCTGCCAGCAGGAGAACGAGGTCTTCCTGAAGCAGAAGGACCGCGTGCGCGTGGTGCGCAGCGCAGATATGCGCGCCATGCAATACGCCGGTGCCACTTGGAAGGATCAATGCGAGGCCATCATCAACGCATTGCCGGAGAAGGTGCACATCAGCTTCGACATCGATGGCCTCGACCCCACGCTATGCCCCAATACGGGGACGCCGGTGCCGGGCGGACTCGCCTTCGAAGAAGCAACCTACCTGCTCTCTCGCCTCGCCGCCAAGCGCACCATCATCGGCTTCGATCTCGTGGAAGTGAGCCCCGGCAAGGATGAGTGGGATGCCAACGTGGGCGCGCGCTTGCTGTGGCATCTGTGCGGGGTGATGGGGTCCTAATTGCCGTTGCGCCCCCCTCAACACCCTACCGTGCAAAATGCCCGCGCTGCACCACGCGTTCCACCCTGCGCGCGGTTCTTGCTTTACGCGCCCACATGCGCGCCTTCGCGATCATCTCCGTGCTCACCACTGCTTGCGCACCAGCGCAGCCACTGTGGCGGCTCGATAGCCTTGTGGCCACATGGCCAGTGCGATCGGCGCAGGAAGCCGACCGTCGCCAGCACGCGCCCGGCGTGGTGCGCGCCATGGACACGCGCGGCCTGTTCGCCAAGCTGCGCACCGCGCAGCCCGGACTTCCCGTATTCGCCGACAGCCTGGTGGCGCGCTATGTGGATGTGCTCGGCGAAGCGCGCCGTGACGACCTTCGGGCTGCCCTCGGCCTGGTGCACGCCTACGATGCGCTCATCGAGGGCGAATTGGTGCAGCAAGGCTTGCCGAAGGAGCTGAAGCGCCTGCCGCTTGCGCTCTCATGCATGAATACGCTGGCCGAAGGTCCTGAGGGCGGCGCTGGTCTCTGGATGCTCACCTATCCTGTTGCGCTGCGCTACGGCCTGCGCGTGAACGGAGAAGTGGACGAGCGCCTCGACCCTCGCTTGAGCACGATGGCGGCAGTGCGCTACCTGAAGGACCTCTTCGCGCAGCATGGCGATTGGAGCCGAACGATCATGGCCTTCACCTGCGGACCGGCGAATTTGCAGCGCGCGATCGGACGCACGCATGCGACCGCGGAACTGCACGAGCTCTATCCGCACGTGACCGCTGGCGTGCGCGATGCGCTGCCCTTTTGGATGGCGATGTGCTACCTCGCATCGCACCAGGAACAGCTCGGCATTGCGCCCATGACAGTGACCCCGATGGAGCCGGCGGACACATTGCGATCCCCGCAAGCCGTGCGCTTCGATGCGCTGGCGATGACCTTGGGCCTGCCGTTGCATCGCTTGCGCGCCCTGAACCCCACGCTCTGCGGTGCCGAGGCGCCCGCCTACCATGCGCTGCTGGTGCCCAAGGGCGAAGGCGTCCGATACTCGGCGTTGTCCGATTCCATCGCGCATGTGCAGCAAGCACTGGTCGAGCGCGCACGCACCGCCAGCGAGCCCGGCGCGGATGCCATCGCACAAGGACCGAGCGGCCGTGAGGCCATCTACTACCGGGTGCGCAGCGGTGATTTCCTCGGCCGCATCGCGCAGCGCTTCAACGTTAAGGTGTCGCAGATCAGGACCTGGAACCGCATGCGCGGCGATCATATCGATGTGGGCGAGGAACTCGTGATCTGGGTGACGCCCGCGCAGCGCGCGCGCTTCGAGAAGCAGCAGGAGAGGAGCGACGATGCGGATGGCCCTGTGAACGATGCATCGCCGAAGCCCGATGGTGCGACGGCGGAGGTGCCGGTGGACGCCGAGCATCCGCCTTCGCGTTCGGCGGGCGAGCGCTTCACATGGTACACGGTGCGCAAGGGCGATTCGCTCTACGGCATCGCCAAGCGCTACCCCGGCGTCGATGCTGACAGCCTCATGCGCGTGAATGGCATCGGCCCTGGCATCCGGCCGGGGCAGCGCATCAAAGTCCCCACCAAGCCATGAGCCCTGCACGCGTGCTCGTTTTCCTTGTCGTGGTGCTTGCGGTGCTCGCGCTCCTCGGCCAGTTGATCCCGCGCGATGGCCTTGCCATTCTTGGGCTCACGCTTCGCTTGCCGCGGACGCATGACGTGCTCTTTCCGGTGGAGCAGGCGCGCGTGGACATCAGTGATATCCTCGCAGTAGCCACGGATTCAACGGAAGCGCCGTTGGACACGAGCGCCGTGGAAGCCCCGGTCGATTCCGCGTCCAAGGTGCCGGCCTTCGACCCGAGCGCCCTTGCGCCATTGGAAGAGCGCATCAAACTGCATTTCCCAGCGCAAGGCTCAGCCGTGCTGCAACCCTTCTTCGCCGATCTGGAGTCGGCGGCGTCGCAGCCGAAGCCGATCCGCATCCTGCACTATGGCGATTCGCAGATCGAGGGTGACCGCATCACTGCCTACGTGCGGAACAAGCTGCAAGCGCAATTCGGTGGCAACGGCCCGGGCCTCATCGCCGTGGCGGACATCGTTCCGCACTTCAGCGTGGAGCGCGTGCTCGGCGGTGATTGGAAGCGGTACAGCGTGATGGGCAAGAAGCCCAAGGAGCAGAGCCATGATCGTTTCGGAGCGCTTTCCGCGTTCTCCCGATTCTCGCCGATCCTCCACGATACCTTCGCGCTGGACACCATCGTGCATGAGGCCTTCGTGACCTTGAAGCCGGAGCGCAGGTGCTACGCGAAGGCGCAGGCGTGGAGCCGGTGCAAGCTCTGGTTCGGTTGGCACCGTGCGCCGGTGACCGTCACGGTGGAAGCTGACGGTGCGGAGCTCGCGAGTGAGACCATCGGACCGGCGAACGAGCTGCTGCTGCGCGAATGGCGACTCGGATCATCGCCGAAGGAGTTGACGCTTCGCTTCCGTGGCGCAGACAGCCCCGACATCTTCGGCATCGCCCTCGATGGCCGCGATGGCGTTTCCGTGGACAACATCGCAGCACGCGGCGCAGCGGGCTACGAATTCAAGCGGCAGGACCAAAGCCTATTGGCCTCCATGTACGCGCAGCTCGGACCTTCCTTGTTGATCCTGCAATACGGCGGCAACGTGCTGCCCAACCTGAAGAGCAAGGAGGAAGCAGAGCAGTACGGCCGCTTCTTCGGCGCTCAGATCGGCCGCTTCCGCAAGCTCGCGCCCGGGGTGCCGGTGATCGTCATCGGCCCCAGCGACATGAGCATCAAAGAGGGTGAGGACTACGTGACGCGGCCGTACCTTGAGGACGTTCGCGACGCGATGAAGGCCAACACGCTCGCGCAAGGCGCGGTGTTCTGGGACATGTACGACGCCATGGGCGGGCGCAACAGCATGGTCAGCTGGGTGCAGGCCGATCCGCCGCTCGCTGCCGAGGACTATACGCACTTCAGCCCTTTGGGCGCGCGCAAAGTGGGCGAGCTCTTCTACACCGCATTGATCAATGCCTACGCCGACCATCATGCTGCTCAGCAATAACCGTTGCCGGATCACGCTGCTCGCGACCTTGCTGGCACCGTCCGTCCTCGCGCAAGGCAATCCGGTGCGCGTGAAGGAGCTTCCCTTCGTGAACACCGCCTCCAACCGGATCATCTTCAAGGGCGATAGCGCGGCGTGGACGCGCTATCACGCCGGATTGGACAAGCTGGTATTCGAGGGTGAAGGGAGAATGAGCATCGCGCACATCGGCGGTTCTCACGTGCAGGCCGATCAATGGAGCATGCAGTTGCGGCACCGCCTGCAGTCACT
The DNA window shown above is from Flavobacteriales bacterium and carries:
- a CDS encoding DUF4293 family protein, with the protein product MPVAVIALGILAERAIRKDEELVRGADRLR
- a CDS encoding agmatinase family protein, yielding MSKTAKTKSFDPNSPADPSAQIYGLPFTCEEADIVLVPVPWEVTTSYGGGCSRGPQAIREASLQVDLFHPEFPGLWKRGIAMDEVPKALKQQSAALKKLAALVIDAQTGETSPKKLAKAAESMVLINEECAVMNDWVEERCAHWLKKGKLVGLVGGDHSTPLGLFRAQAKRHKKFGILHIDAHLDLRIAYEGFLYSHASIMHNALALPQLERIVSVGIRDFCQQENEVFLKQKDRVRVVRSADMRAMQYAGATWKDQCEAIINALPEKVHISFDIDGLDPTLCPNTGTPVPGGLAFEEATYLLSRLAAKRTIIGFDLVEVSPGKDEWDANVGARLLWHLCGVMGS
- a CDS encoding LysM peptidoglycan-binding domain-containing protein → MRAFAIISVLTTACAPAQPLWRLDSLVATWPVRSAQEADRRQHAPGVVRAMDTRGLFAKLRTAQPGLPVFADSLVARYVDVLGEARRDDLRAALGLVHAYDALIEGELVQQGLPKELKRLPLALSCMNTLAEGPEGGAGLWMLTYPVALRYGLRVNGEVDERLDPRLSTMAAVRYLKDLFAQHGDWSRTIMAFTCGPANLQRAIGRTHATAELHELYPHVTAGVRDALPFWMAMCYLASHQEQLGIAPMTVTPMEPADTLRSPQAVRFDALAMTLGLPLHRLRALNPTLCGAEAPAYHALLVPKGEGVRYSALSDSIAHVQQALVERARTASEPGADAIAQGPSGREAIYYRVRSGDFLGRIAQRFNVKVSQIRTWNRMRGDHIDVGEELVIWVTPAQRARFEKQQERSDDADGPVNDASPKPDGATAEVPVDAEHPPSRSAGERFTWYTVRKGDSLYGIAKRYPGVDADSLMRVNGIGPGIRPGQRIKVPTKP